One genomic segment of Bifidobacterium breve DSM 20213 = JCM 1192 includes these proteins:
- a CDS encoding polyphosphate kinase 2 family protein codes for MAKEDGKTNKVGKNGKLGGVVKSDKDKNGKDKPSRGKGDKRIDWTLNLAEDRIESIESSTTVSERLARAAKSSELLSAVWSLPPAQRLMFHPGTQVTDVEGDSTPGFDGGKEDAERFISISSSEIARYQRLMYANGVKGSPRRLLIVLQGMDASGKGGIVRHVFSQGDPMGIHYHGFGKPSAEELDHDFLWRVKRELPKRGWIAVFDRSHYEDVVMPHVYGTYPEDIWRARYDQINEFERELAASGCAILKIFLVVSQDEQKKHFLGRLDDPTKYWKFDISDLEARDRWDDYMDAWQEVFEKTSTAAAPWYLVPADNRWYSRAVVSELLRTTLKNMNMTWPPLEPEVDPDEVRRRLA; via the coding sequence ATGGCCAAGGAAGACGGAAAGACAAATAAGGTGGGTAAAAACGGCAAGTTGGGTGGTGTCGTCAAATCCGACAAAGACAAAAACGGTAAGGATAAGCCCAGCAGGGGGAAGGGCGATAAACGCATCGACTGGACGCTGAATCTCGCCGAAGACCGCATAGAAAGCATTGAATCCAGCACCACCGTGTCCGAACGGCTGGCCCGCGCGGCGAAATCCAGCGAACTGCTGAGTGCCGTATGGTCTCTGCCGCCAGCGCAACGACTGATGTTCCACCCGGGGACGCAGGTCACTGATGTCGAAGGCGACTCCACGCCGGGGTTTGATGGCGGCAAAGAGGATGCGGAACGGTTTATATCCATCAGCTCCTCCGAAATCGCCCGATATCAGCGGCTCATGTATGCCAACGGTGTTAAAGGCTCCCCGCGAAGATTGCTGATCGTGTTGCAAGGCATGGATGCTTCCGGCAAAGGCGGCATCGTGCGCCATGTATTCAGCCAGGGCGATCCTATGGGCATCCATTATCACGGCTTTGGCAAGCCGAGCGCCGAGGAGCTTGACCATGATTTTCTCTGGCGTGTGAAGCGCGAACTGCCCAAGCGGGGCTGGATTGCCGTTTTTGACCGTTCCCATTACGAGGATGTGGTCATGCCGCACGTCTACGGCACCTATCCGGAAGACATATGGCGTGCCCGATATGACCAGATTAACGAATTCGAGCGTGAGCTGGCCGCCAGCGGATGTGCGATTCTCAAGATCTTTCTCGTGGTCAGCCAGGATGAGCAGAAAAAGCATTTTCTCGGCCGTCTTGATGACCCCACCAAATATTGGAAGTTCGATATCTCCGACCTTGAAGCCCGCGATCGATGGGACGACTACATGGACGCCTGGCAGGAGGTTTTTGAAAAGACCAGCACTGCCGCCGCACCGTGGTATCTGGTGCCGGCTGACAACCGGTGGTATTCACGCGCCGTGGTTTCCGAGCTGTTGCGCACCACGTTGAAGAATATGAATATGACTTGGCCGCCGCTCGAACCGGAAGTCGACCCCGACGAGGTCCGTCGCAGACTGGCGTGA
- a CDS encoding aminotransferase-like domain-containing protein, which translates to MARIAPLVIDWKPDRTSNVPVTEQIVDYMCHQVSSGVWPIGARLPSQRAMAEGFGVNRSTVIAAITELTDYGIVEGLHGAGTRIVSNTWSLMLPGAPDWADYVSSGFFEANNATIQTINRMEFAPNIARLGTGELDPRLFPRDMWKQVLTEAAQEIDSLGYPPPAGMTVLREAIAAHMCRSGVNCTPAQVLITSGALQALQLISVSLLSAGSTVFAEAPSYIKSLQVFQSAGMRLSGVTMDDQGLRADALEHALGEYRAVSGKGADAVLYTIPTNHNPTGVTMTNQHRHDLIDCCVANRLPIIEDNAYQDLYFGDEMPKPLKTMDETGMVITLGSASKSLAPGLRIGWIIANEPIVQRLADVKMQMDYGASLLSQWAFARFLTSGLYDRYLVDLKRELHRRRDAAMESLERHFLGRAHWSRPDGGFYVWLTFEQPVRTSRLFQAALKRGVLLNPGDIYDFEGDNSLRLSYAYTTPEEFEASVDVLAQVVREVL; encoded by the coding sequence ATGGCACGAATAGCGCCGTTGGTTATCGACTGGAAGCCGGATCGCACGTCGAATGTGCCGGTCACCGAGCAAATCGTGGACTACATGTGTCATCAGGTTTCCAGTGGCGTATGGCCGATCGGTGCCCGATTGCCCTCGCAGCGAGCCATGGCAGAAGGATTTGGCGTCAATCGGTCCACGGTTATCGCCGCTATAACTGAACTGACCGATTACGGTATTGTGGAAGGCCTGCATGGCGCTGGTACGCGCATCGTCAGCAATACGTGGTCGTTGATGTTGCCGGGTGCCCCGGACTGGGCCGACTACGTCTCCTCCGGGTTCTTTGAAGCGAACAACGCCACGATACAGACCATCAACCGCATGGAGTTCGCGCCGAATATCGCACGACTGGGCACCGGCGAGCTGGATCCGCGACTGTTCCCGCGCGATATGTGGAAACAGGTGCTGACGGAAGCCGCGCAGGAGATAGATTCGCTGGGCTATCCGCCTCCTGCGGGCATGACCGTGCTGCGTGAGGCGATCGCCGCGCATATGTGCCGCTCGGGGGTGAACTGCACGCCGGCCCAGGTGCTGATCACCTCCGGCGCGTTGCAGGCTCTGCAGCTGATTTCCGTGAGTCTGCTGTCTGCAGGAAGCACGGTGTTCGCCGAAGCTCCGAGCTACATCAAGTCATTGCAGGTGTTCCAATCGGCCGGAATGCGCTTGTCCGGCGTGACGATGGACGACCAGGGGCTTCGCGCCGACGCTCTTGAACATGCATTGGGAGAATACCGTGCTGTATCGGGCAAGGGCGCGGATGCCGTGCTCTACACCATTCCCACCAATCACAACCCCACCGGCGTGACGATGACCAATCAGCACCGGCATGACCTCATCGACTGCTGCGTGGCGAATCGATTGCCGATTATCGAAGACAACGCCTATCAGGACCTGTATTTCGGCGACGAGATGCCGAAGCCGTTGAAGACCATGGATGAGACCGGTATGGTCATCACCTTGGGCAGCGCTTCGAAATCGTTGGCTCCTGGACTGCGCATCGGTTGGATTATTGCCAATGAGCCAATCGTCCAACGACTCGCTGATGTGAAAATGCAGATGGACTACGGCGCTAGTCTGCTCAGCCAGTGGGCTTTCGCCCGATTCTTGACCAGCGGTCTGTATGACCGGTATCTGGTTGACCTCAAACGGGAGCTACACCGTCGCAGGGATGCGGCGATGGAATCCCTGGAGCGTCATTTCTTGGGCCGGGCCCACTGGAGCCGGCCGGATGGCGGATTCTATGTGTGGCTGACCTTCGAACAGCCGGTGCGCACCAGTCGCCTGTTCCAAGCAGCCTTGAAGCGCGGCGTGCTGCTTAATCCCGGCGACATCTACGATTTCGAAGGTGACAACTCCCTTCGCCTGAGCTATGCCTACACCACGCCCGAGGAATTCGAGGCATCGGTGGATGTGCTTGCGCAAGTGGTTCGCGAAGTCCTATGA
- a CDS encoding LysE/ArgO family amino acid transporter codes for MGFYLQGLTMGLAYVAPIGMQNLFVINSALTKTRRKAVFTAIIVTIFDVALSLSCFFGVGALMQRYEWLQLAVLAVGGAVVIRIGLGLIFPGLFRHGNDSTSHSTASTTDAEITDKRADGLAKTVTTACVVTWFNPQAIIDGTLMLGAFSATLSASQASPFIIGVESASALWFLGLTLVISAFSQRFSPKIINTLNKVCGSIIVLYGIKLLVEFIMAVL; via the coding sequence ATGGGGTTCTACTTGCAGGGACTGACGATGGGACTGGCATACGTGGCGCCAATCGGCATGCAGAATCTGTTTGTCATCAACTCGGCACTGACCAAGACAAGACGCAAGGCCGTGTTCACAGCAATCATCGTCACCATATTCGACGTGGCACTGTCCCTGTCATGCTTCTTTGGCGTGGGCGCACTCATGCAGCGGTATGAGTGGCTGCAGCTGGCCGTGTTGGCTGTGGGAGGTGCGGTGGTAATCCGCATTGGATTGGGGTTGATCTTTCCGGGATTGTTCCGCCATGGCAACGACTCGACATCCCACAGCACCGCATCGACCACTGACGCTGAGATCACGGACAAGCGAGCCGACGGATTGGCGAAAACCGTCACTACTGCATGCGTAGTCACATGGTTCAACCCTCAGGCAATCATTGACGGCACGTTGATGCTGGGCGCATTCAGCGCCACATTGAGCGCTTCGCAGGCATCTCCATTCATTATTGGAGTAGAAAGCGCATCCGCATTGTGGTTCTTGGGACTCACTTTGGTAATTTCGGCGTTCAGCCAGCGGTTCAGCCCAAAGATCATCAACACGCTCAACAAGGTGTGCGGCAGCATCATCGTACTCTACGGCATCAAACTGCTCGTCGAATTCATCATGGCCGTACTGTAG